In Planctomicrobium piriforme, a single genomic region encodes these proteins:
- a CDS encoding type II toxin-antitoxin system VapC family toxin: MRILLDTHVFLWYITADPKLPSAFQAAIQDSGNEVFLSAASVWEAVIKHRLGKLNLPNPPEEYLPRQRDAHGIASLSIEEQAMPYLAVLPALHRDPFDRIIIAQALQHGLTIASVDLDIARYPAALLATT; encoded by the coding sequence ATGAGGATTCTACTCGATACGCACGTCTTCCTCTGGTACATCACCGCCGATCCGAAACTTCCGTCAGCCTTTCAGGCAGCCATTCAAGATTCAGGGAACGAAGTCTTTTTGAGTGCAGCGTCTGTCTGGGAAGCGGTGATTAAACATCGCCTAGGGAAGTTGAATCTCCCGAATCCCCCGGAAGAATATCTGCCGCGTCAACGGGACGCCCATGGAATCGCCAGCCTGTCGATTGAAGAACAGGCGATGCCTTACCTCGCTGTGCTTCCGGCATTGCATCGCGACCCGTTTGATCGGATCATTATCGCCCAGGCGCTGCAACACGGCCTGACAATTGCCTCCGTCGACCTCGACATCGCGCGGTATCCCGCAGCATTGCTGGCAACAACGTAG
- a CDS encoding helix-turn-helix domain-containing protein, which produces MRVWRPGAKFEHSSKIGVNTPPHTFRIGQSFEDFLKDEGRYKESTAQAVKRVLAWQLAAAMEEQQITKASLARQLNTSRSQLDRLLDPENTKVTLDVLTRAAHAVGRKTLSG; this is translated from the coding sequence ATGAGAGTGTGGCGTCCCGGCGCAAAATTCGAGCATTCGTCAAAGATCGGCGTCAATACTCCGCCCCACACTTTCCGCATCGGGCAGAGTTTCGAAGACTTTCTCAAAGACGAAGGGCGTTACAAAGAGAGTACTGCCCAAGCCGTGAAGCGGGTTCTCGCCTGGCAGCTCGCAGCGGCAATGGAGGAACAGCAGATCACGAAGGCGTCGCTGGCTCGGCAACTCAACACCAGCCGGTCTCAACTCGACCGACTGCTCGATCCGGAAAACACGAAAGTGACGCTGGATGTCCTCACCCGCGCAGCCCACGCCGTCGGTCGAAAAACTCTCAGCGGATGA
- a CDS encoding ferritin-like domain-containing protein encodes MEIRAFAEQVLLSPDIETKLLSRSAEVWTDEQPGPELRVTEPTRTPQLQFAPRRTAPGMPSPGALQSPEKRAIAHHIMANHELQALEVMAWTLLAFPHAPYEFRRGMVAVMADEQRHTRMHIERAAKLGLVFGSLPVNCYIWKKAMSFTSVLDYVAGLPLVFEGANLDHSLELADAFSAAGDERSAALMRVIHRDEIEHVRFGLEWLRKLKPEGLSDWEAFDRHLHWPLRPTKARGDVFQREARLQAGFTPEFVDHLEIAIDEPSDDARTPG; translated from the coding sequence ATGGAGATCAGGGCGTTTGCCGAACAGGTGCTGCTCTCGCCCGACATCGAGACCAAGCTCCTCTCCCGGTCAGCGGAAGTCTGGACGGACGAGCAGCCCGGTCCCGAATTGCGCGTGACCGAGCCGACTCGCACGCCGCAACTGCAGTTCGCTCCCCGTCGCACCGCGCCGGGCATGCCCTCGCCAGGGGCTCTGCAATCTCCAGAGAAACGCGCGATCGCGCATCACATCATGGCCAATCACGAGCTGCAGGCGCTCGAAGTCATGGCCTGGACGCTTCTCGCATTTCCGCATGCTCCGTACGAGTTTCGTCGCGGCATGGTCGCCGTCATGGCCGATGAGCAGCGCCATACCCGAATGCACATCGAACGGGCCGCCAAACTCGGCCTGGTTTTTGGTTCTCTTCCGGTCAACTGCTACATCTGGAAGAAGGCAATGTCCTTCACCAGTGTCCTCGACTATGTGGCCGGCCTGCCCTTGGTGTTCGAAGGAGCGAATCTCGACCACTCGCTCGAACTCGCCGACGCCTTTTCAGCCGCAGGTGACGAGCGCAGTGCCGCCCTCATGCGAGTGATTCACCGCGATGAGATCGAGCATGTGCGGTTCGGACTGGAATGGCTCCGCAAGCTGAAGCCGGAAGGCCTTTCAGACTGGGAGGCCTTCGACCGCCATCTCCACTGGCCGCTGCGCCCCACGAAAGCCCGCGGCGATGTCTTTCAAAGAGAAGCCCGCCTGCAGGCAGGCTTCACCCCTGAGTTTGTCGATCATCTTGAAATAGCCATTGATGAGCCATCAGATGACGCACGCACACCCGGCTAG
- a CDS encoding BBP7 family outer membrane beta-barrel protein yields the protein MNLRTTGIFLTLGALLSGQARGQDSWGAPTAPPAGYYQPCPPGVPGPPGAPPGSSMYEQLLPDRHVFYDDDSRCDLTWKEAFAESYVRLDYVHWNISGANNVLLGAPTLSGATTLAAVDPVTGFQPQTTAVVPRLGDPYDEVNGLRGVIGFPTNVGTLEAEAFYFQQANNKLSMAPNTNPITGVTTIGATTLFNNGVLSDTTMILYDQGYFAQQKTTFFGSEANWIFKPFTPNVDVEVSPIVGFRYMQLKDQLLIQGQDIQSATVTLNHMIESMARNNIFGPQIGLRAETSVWRFDFGAETKFIAGINNVHEWLHTQEIYNPTTSADPNQTTEAPRTVHNNRTRFAPILDLALTAKYHMSDRLSIFASYEFMLGTGFARTFDNIYYNAPASVNSPSAIGLQSKLDEFMAYGFAIGGEYTFR from the coding sequence ATGAACCTTCGGACAACCGGCATCTTCCTGACGCTGGGCGCCCTGCTTTCAGGGCAGGCCCGTGGTCAGGATTCGTGGGGCGCCCCGACCGCGCCGCCGGCAGGCTATTACCAGCCGTGCCCTCCCGGCGTCCCCGGCCCGCCCGGCGCCCCTCCAGGTTCGTCCATGTACGAACAACTGCTGCCGGATCGTCACGTCTTCTACGATGACGATTCCCGTTGCGACCTCACCTGGAAAGAAGCATTCGCCGAATCCTACGTCCGGCTCGACTATGTTCATTGGAACATCTCCGGCGCCAATAACGTGCTGCTCGGGGCTCCGACTCTGTCAGGGGCCACGACCCTGGCGGCTGTCGATCCTGTCACCGGTTTTCAGCCGCAGACCACCGCCGTCGTCCCGCGCCTCGGCGATCCGTACGACGAGGTCAACGGACTGCGCGGCGTCATCGGCTTTCCGACAAACGTCGGGACGCTGGAAGCAGAAGCATTCTATTTCCAGCAGGCGAATAACAAGCTCTCCATGGCGCCGAACACGAACCCCATTACCGGCGTGACCACGATCGGCGCAACGACGCTGTTCAACAACGGCGTGTTGTCCGACACCACGATGATCCTCTACGACCAGGGTTACTTCGCCCAGCAGAAAACGACCTTCTTCGGCTCGGAAGCGAACTGGATCTTCAAACCGTTCACTCCCAACGTCGACGTCGAAGTCTCGCCGATCGTCGGGTTCCGCTACATGCAGCTCAAAGACCAGTTGCTGATCCAGGGGCAGGATATCCAGTCTGCCACTGTGACCCTGAACCACATGATCGAGTCGATGGCCCGCAATAACATCTTCGGTCCCCAGATCGGACTTCGGGCGGAAACTTCGGTGTGGCGATTCGACTTCGGCGCCGAAACGAAATTCATCGCGGGGATCAACAACGTCCACGAATGGCTGCATACGCAGGAAATCTACAACCCCACGACCTCAGCCGATCCCAACCAGACGACCGAAGCGCCGCGGACCGTGCACAACAACCGCACCCGCTTCGCCCCCATTCTGGATCTGGCGCTGACGGCCAAGTACCACATGTCCGACCGGCTGAGCATCTTTGCGTCATACGAGTTCATGCTCGGAACCGGCTTTGCACGCACCTTCGACAACATCTACTACAACGCACCTGCGTCGGTGAACTCGCCGTCGGCCATCGGGCTGCAGTCGAAGCTGGACGAATTCATGGCTTACGGCTTTGCCATCGGCGGCGAATACACCTTCCGCTGA
- a CDS encoding glycosyltransferase family 4 protein, with translation MQHEPGDRLDVLLMLGTSQLRGSSARALALAERLPAQRIALRVLTTEPIRGLKKRLKKADLRTSRYLNWPVLGPLARQFLATDFKAHPPEIIDIQHRSLHPVGAWLARRLSVPYVVTMHDYLRERERFVIDRQWCQRVIAVSDSVRTELIERTRLPEEMVTVIPSGVLPPPVTELSSLLTSGRAPVIGTAGPLESGKGLTHFLRSAVRVLKARPDAMFVIAGSGPEERSLRRLAMDLQISHAVTILPNLLDFTPALRAMDIFVLPALKQGLGSTILDAMARGLPVIASDSGGVFSVVVDGVTGLLVPPKDEVALAERMRFLLDNPDRARALGAAGRQRIIDHFHIDRMVGATAHLYRQVSAPAITTTLPAAR, from the coding sequence ATGCAGCACGAGCCCGGAGATCGACTGGACGTGTTGCTGATGCTGGGAACATCCCAGCTTCGCGGCAGTTCGGCTCGCGCCCTGGCCCTGGCGGAACGGCTCCCGGCTCAGCGAATCGCGCTGCGAGTGTTGACGACAGAACCAATTCGCGGCCTGAAAAAGCGACTCAAAAAAGCCGATCTGCGAACTTCACGCTATCTGAACTGGCCCGTCCTCGGCCCCCTGGCCAGGCAGTTCCTCGCAACAGACTTCAAGGCACATCCGCCTGAAATCATCGATATTCAGCACCGCAGCCTGCATCCGGTCGGCGCATGGCTTGCGCGGCGGTTGAGCGTGCCCTACGTCGTGACCATGCACGATTACCTGCGCGAGCGTGAACGCTTCGTCATCGACCGCCAGTGGTGCCAACGGGTGATCGCCGTCAGCGACTCGGTCCGAACCGAGCTGATCGAACGCACCCGGCTTCCCGAAGAAATGGTGACCGTGATCCCGAGCGGGGTTTTGCCCCCGCCCGTTACGGAACTCTCTTCATTACTGACCTCTGGCCGGGCTCCCGTCATCGGCACCGCGGGCCCGCTGGAGTCCGGGAAAGGGCTGACTCACTTTCTCAGGTCTGCCGTGCGGGTTTTAAAGGCTCGGCCGGACGCGATGTTCGTGATCGCCGGTTCCGGCCCGGAAGAGCGCTCTTTGCGACGGCTGGCGATGGATCTGCAGATCTCCCATGCCGTCACCATCCTCCCCAACCTGCTCGATTTCACGCCGGCTCTCAGGGCCATGGATATCTTTGTATTGCCTGCGCTCAAGCAAGGGCTGGGGTCGACGATCCTCGACGCCATGGCGCGCGGACTCCCGGTGATTGCGAGCGATTCCGGGGGAGTCTTCAGCGTCGTCGTCGACGGAGTGACTGGATTGCTCGTCCCGCCGAAAGACGAAGTCGCTCTCGCAGAGCGGATGCGATTCCTTCTCGATAACCCCGACCGTGCCCGCGCCCTCGGCGCCGCCGGCCGGCAGCGGATTATCGATCATTTCCACATCGATCGCATGGTCGGGGCGACTGCCCATCTGTACCGTCAGGTGTCCGCCCCGGCGATCACCACGACGCTTCCCGCTGCTCGTTAA